GTTAACTAGATCAAATCATTAATGCATCTAAGGTTATATTGGTAGGAAAAACCTTCCTCCATTCTTTCAAGGTTGTTGATAAAAAGTatctaattttgatttaatttttattacgTCTCTCAATTCTAAAAGATGGAGCTTTTAGTatagtttctattttatcaatttttactctcatttattactaaatacttaattttagTATTTCTACAGAATTACTTTTccacaaaatgaaaattaattaattaaattataagtcAACAATCATATATACCAAACttgtttgattatatttttgttttttatggaaaaaattaTGCCAAACATTATAGGTTATATTTTGAACctttttaaaagtaacaaaacaaattaaaaatattttaaaactataacaaaattttgtattacattaatgatatttattgTTAGACTGAACAATTTcgtttaagaaaataaatagagtGTGAAATGGgagtaataatatatatgtgtgtttaaAATACAGAAATTGTACATGGAAAACAGAGAGCAAAAGATTGAACTCCTAAAGTCCCTCACACTTGGAAGAGAAGACTCTATCAACCTCTCTCCACTTTCTCAGGTGGGTCTTACATTcttaactttctttctttacacTTGATTTTAGTTGAATTTACTCTCCAACTATTTTACTATTgagtcttttttcttttctttttttgaaaaggttttACTATTAagtattgaattgaattgaacatAAATGTCTGGTTGCAGGAGGTATTGATAATATGGGGAGATCATGATCAGTTATTTCCCTTAGAAATGGCAAAAGAGCTCAAAGGGTAAgggttatttttaaaaataatttaatcaatacaCCATAAATCCAAACCATTTAATGATAATacagtaattaatttgttgagatttgtaattaattagcatataAATATGTGTGTTGAAGGATGATTGGGGAGAAGACAAGACTGGAGGTGCTGAAGGAGACCTCACATGTGCCTCAGATTGAAGCCCCAGTACAATTTAATCAACTTGTTAAATCTTTCTTGTGTGGCTCTTGATCACTTATATTacatcattttctctctcacttcTCAGTTTATaagtaatataataaaatcaaactttattttggataacaattttgttttaaactgTGTATGTATTTAGAATTTAtgcttgttttgtttttttgagaaacaaaaaaccaaccctatttgatatttgttgttagttttcaatttcttttcttttagattggAGTGAGATTCAAGAGACGTTTTAGGGAAAGAAAATAGTGTGTGACAACctacaaataagaaaattaattagacaCATGGATACGAATGTGTTTTTAATCTATGATCGATATGTGTTAATATTTAATCTACAATTTATAGTATTATCAAACATGGCATCtcattatttacttatttactGATCTGCATCAAAATTTGACGCTGAGTTAatgctttctaattattatttaattagaagctctcaaatttgtttttatatatattatatattccTAAAACTCCATTGATTGtgtgatttttgtttcaaaattttaaatttagtcatATTTCacttcaagaaaaataaaatataattcgTGTaactcacaaaaaaaaaaaaaaaaaagtaaatgtaaAAAGTTTAACAAGCTATGGAGTCTAGtatcaataattaaaagatcAAGGACCTAATATAACTCATCAAATATTTCTGttcataacataaaataacaGCCACGTACatagtttaataataattggCATACGAGTATGTTACAACTACGTTGCTTATAGTTTAAATTCCTTTATTTACCAATAATATTAGAAGCACacactttttaattataacaaaaaaaacatatgattAATGAAAATCATGGTTTGATTAGCAACCAAACACgatatttaattacaaattgtTGGGTGTTGTAATAAGAAGAGAGGTTATGATCCGATCAAAAGTTCaggtaacttttttttgtaccTAAGTTATATTCGGATGCTACTAGTTTAATTTAAGCACTCCTATAGCTATGATCATGTCTAATTGTATACATTTGTTGTAAGATATTATTCATACAACGAGttattttttcattgaatATGATTGGGTTGGTAATTATTGTAAGACAAAGTAATTTGAGGAGTTTGCATGAATAACGTGGTGAAAAATGTGAGTTAACATGAAAAACGAAGTTAAAAACTTGAATTGATATGAACAATACGAATAACCGGCCGCTTGACAGATTAAAGTAGTGGGGGGTAGGGCAAAGTTTTCTCCAATCCCCTCGTGTCTTCTCCGAAAATAACCTTAACAATAAACTGTACGTCCCCATGGTGTCACCTTTCCAACCAACTTAACTTCTCCTTTATTCCCACACCTCTCACATTGCTACTCTCCATTTTCATTTACGATCATCTTCAACAATAACcttctaatttaaattctaCCCTTTTTAACCACACAATTAAAAGAAATCCCTATTaatttcttccctttttattCACCTCTTCCTCCATTCCTTCCTTCCCAAGTTCTCTCACCCTCTTCTCTCCcacttttcaaaaaacttcACCTTTTGGCTATGGGAGTTATGAACACCAATAACGTTTCTACAACTcccattcttcttcttgtttgttgccttgtttttcttcaatcaaTAGTATCTCTTCGTGTCGTTAAAGCCGATTTGAATTACAAAGATGCTCTCACCAAATCCCTTATTTTCCTCGAAGCTCAACGCTCCGGCAAGCTCCCTCCCAATCATCGCCCAGCTTGGAGAGGAGACTCAGCTCTCGACGATGGACAACTTGCCAACGTTCGTTTttcccctctctctctttctcttgttcatttaattaatttttaaaaatggttaaaaactAGAAACAGGTTAATCCAATGAAACCTGATATGTTAATGGGTCGTTACAGGTTGACCTAGTGGGAGGATATTACGACGCAGGAGACAATGTGAAGTACGGACTTCCGATGGCTTTCACCATTACAACTCTAGCATGGGGAGCCTTGGCTTACCCGGAAGAGATTGAAGCCGCGGGCGAAATGGAGAATGTTAAAGCGGCACTCCAATGGGGAACAGATTATTTCCTCAAGGCTGCTTCTCGTCGCAATCGTCTCTATGTTCAGGTTGGTGATTACTTGAATTGACTTTCAAATgcttataaaaaattattttaatttgaatgcGAAAAATTGACTTAATTATAATGTTATTGAAGGTTGGAGATCCTGTAAAGGATCATGAATGTTGGGTTAGACCAGAAAATATGAAGACTCTAAGGTCTGTCTTGCAAATTGATTCAAATACACCTGGTACAGAAATTGCAGCTGAAACTTCAGCTGCCATGGCTTCTGCTTCCATGGTCTTTAGAAGCTCCAATCAAACATATGCTCGTAGGCTTCTCAACAAAGCCAAATTggtattaaaatatattactaaactctaaattaaataattcttTAGTTCATgacacataattaattttatatatgtttctaattttgcaGCTTTATCAATTGGCTAAAAACCACAAAGGAACTTACGATGGAGAGTGCCCTTTCTATTGCTCTTATTCTGGTTTCAATGTACGTAATTCGTTCCATAATGATTGAATGAGACAATCCCAATCTAACTAATaaccaatttgaaattttggttatttatttcaaagtttttctaACCACAACTAACGGTAAAATTACATAGGATGAGCTGTTGTGGGCTGCCACCTGGCTATACATTGCAACAAAGAGGCCAGTTTATT
This DNA window, taken from Cucumis sativus cultivar 9930 chromosome 6, Cucumber_9930_V3, whole genome shotgun sequence, encodes the following:
- the LOC101204789 gene encoding endoglucanase 16 gives rise to the protein MGVMNTNNVSTTPILLLVCCLVFLQSIVSLRVVKADLNYKDALTKSLIFLEAQRSGKLPPNHRPAWRGDSALDDGQLANVDLVGGYYDAGDNVKYGLPMAFTITTLAWGALAYPEEIEAAGEMENVKAALQWGTDYFLKAASRRNRLYVQVGDPVKDHECWVRPENMKTLRSVLQIDSNTPGTEIAAETSAAMASASMVFRSSNQTYARRLLNKAKLLYQLAKNHKGTYDGECPFYCSYSGFNDELLWAATWLYIATKRPVYLKYIQEESISASVAEFSWDLKYAGAQILLSKFFFEGEKGLQMYKNQADSYICSNLPDSPFHQIYVSPGGMVHLRDGANTQYVAGTAFLFSAYSDLLATYKQTAQCADKSFDSTQLMMFAKKQMDYILGTNPQGRSYMVGFGNNPPKQAHHRGASVPVLAPNVVVNCPMSFVDWFNKDTPNPNELTGAILGGPDRTDNFNDKRSDSPMTEPVIYTNSLAVGVLAKLAVHKF